The proteins below come from a single Eptesicus fuscus isolate TK198812 chromosome 5, DD_ASM_mEF_20220401, whole genome shotgun sequence genomic window:
- the RAB11A gene encoding ras-related protein Rab-11A isoform X1 produces MGTRDDEYDYLFKVVLIGDSGVGKSNLLSRFTRNEFNLESKSTIGVEFATRSIQVDGKTIKAQIWDTAGQERYRAITSAYYRGAVGALLVYDIAKHLTYENVERWLKELRDHADSNIVIMLVGNKSDLRHLRAVPTDEARAFAEKNGLSFIETSALDSTNVEAAFQTILTEIYRIVSQKQMSDRRENDMSPSNNVVPIHVPPTTENKPKVQCCQNI; encoded by the exons ATGGGCACCCGCGACGACGAGTACGACTACCTCTTCAAAG TTGTCCTTATCGGAGATTCTGGTGTTGGAAAGAGTAATCTCCTGTCTCGTTTTACTCGAAATGAATTTAATCTTGAAAGCAAGAGCACCATTGGAGTAGAGTTTGCAACAAGAAGCATCCAGGTTGATGGAAAAACAATAAAGGCACAGATATGGGACACGGCTGGGCAAGAGCGATATCGAGCTATAACATCAGC ATACTATCGTGGAGCTGTAGGTGCCTTGTTGGTTTATGACATTGCTAAACATCTCACATATGAAAATGTAGAGCGATGGCTGAAAGAACTGAGAGATCATGCTGATAGTAACATTGTTATCATGCTTGTGGGCAATAAGAGTGATTTGCGTCATCTCAGGGCAGTTCCTACAGATGAAGCAAGAGCTTTTGCAG AAAAGAATGGTTTGTCATTCATTGAGACATCAGCTCTAGATTCTACAAATGTAGAAGCTGCTTTTCAGACAATTCTGACAG AGATATACCGCATTGTTTCCCAGAAGCAAATGTCAGACAGACGTGAAAATGACATGTCTCCAAGCAACAATGTGGTTCCTATTCATGTTCCACCAACCACTGAAAATAAGCCAAAGGTGCAGTGCTGTCAGAACATATAA
- the RAB11A gene encoding ras-related protein Rab-11A isoform X2, which produces MGTRDDEYDYLFKVVLIGDSGVGKSNLLSRFTRNEFNLESKSTIGVEFATRSIQVDGKTIKAQIWDTAGQERYRAITSAYYRGAVGALLVYDIAKHLTYENVERWLKELRDHADSNIVIMLVGNKSDLRHLRAVPTDEARAFAEIYRIVSQKQMSDRRENDMSPSNNVVPIHVPPTTENKPKVQCCQNI; this is translated from the exons ATGGGCACCCGCGACGACGAGTACGACTACCTCTTCAAAG TTGTCCTTATCGGAGATTCTGGTGTTGGAAAGAGTAATCTCCTGTCTCGTTTTACTCGAAATGAATTTAATCTTGAAAGCAAGAGCACCATTGGAGTAGAGTTTGCAACAAGAAGCATCCAGGTTGATGGAAAAACAATAAAGGCACAGATATGGGACACGGCTGGGCAAGAGCGATATCGAGCTATAACATCAGC ATACTATCGTGGAGCTGTAGGTGCCTTGTTGGTTTATGACATTGCTAAACATCTCACATATGAAAATGTAGAGCGATGGCTGAAAGAACTGAGAGATCATGCTGATAGTAACATTGTTATCATGCTTGTGGGCAATAAGAGTGATTTGCGTCATCTCAGGGCAGTTCCTACAGATGAAGCAAGAGCTTTTGCAG AGATATACCGCATTGTTTCCCAGAAGCAAATGTCAGACAGACGTGAAAATGACATGTCTCCAAGCAACAATGTGGTTCCTATTCATGTTCCACCAACCACTGAAAATAAGCCAAAGGTGCAGTGCTGTCAGAACATATAA